The DNA window GGCCGAAGACACGGCTACATAGATGAATACGCCATCCGTTCCCGGTTGCCTGTACGAATCTGATATGAATGGCACTCAATCCGCCTAAGTCCTTCTCGGGCTAGCGGATAAGTTGATATCGACAAGGAAGGGGCCTCGCGGGCATATTCTTTGGGAACGCTCAAATTCTCAAAGGCAAGGAGGCCCCTTCGATGTTCGATTCTTTTCGCTCGCGGTTGGCTGCGGCCCGACGTGATGATCAACTGTTCTTCGCTGCGCTGATCGATCAACAGACTATCCGATCCAGCTTTGGCGACGCAAGTACAATCCTCGATTCCGCGCGAATTTACGACACCGCCGTCACCGTTTGGGTGTTCCTCTCGCAAACCCTCACTTCCGGCCACAACTGCGTCCAGGCGGTTGCCAAATTGATCGCCTTTCGCGCCGCTAAAGGCCTGCCGATTCCTGCCGCTCTAAGCGGCGCCTACTGCATGGCGCGAGACAAACTTAACGAAGCCGGCATGCACCGCCTGGTGACAGATTCTGGCGCCGCGATCGAAGATTCCGTCCCCGATCAATGGCTCTGGCGAGGACATCGCGTTATCGTCGGCGACGGTTGCACGCTGACAATGGCTGACACTCCTGAAAACCAAGAAGCCTATCCGCAAATGGCGGGGCAAAAACCCGGCTGTGGATTTCCCATCATGCGGATGGTGGTCTTCTTCGGCCTGGCCACCGGCGTCGTGCTGGAAGCCGCCATGGGTCGCTATAAAGGCAAGCTGACGGCCGAGGTCAGCCTGTTCCGTGAGATCGACAAAATCCTCGAAGAAGACGACGTTTATCTCGCAGATCGAGCCTATTCTGGCTGGTTCGACATCGCCCGGCAGCTGGCCCGAGGGGTGCATGTGGTGCTGCGAAAACATCAATCGCGAAGGACCGATTTCCGCACCGGCGTGCGCTACAGCAAAGACGAACACGCGGTGTTCTGGGACAAGCCGCCACGGCCTGCCTGGATGACCGCAGAAGAGTACGCCGGCTATGACGTATTCCTGACACTGCGTGAGATCCGGGTGCGGATCGCCACGCCCGGCTTTCGCACGCGTGAGGTCATCATTGTGACCAACTTGCTCGACGACATCGAGTACAACAAGGAGGATCTGGCGGCTCTTTATCGTCGGCGGTGGCAAGCAGAATTAAATCTAAGATCGTTGAAAACGGTGATGCAAATGGACCACTTGCGCTGCAAGCAACCCCATCGTGTGCGGAACGAAATCCGAGCTCACTTCACGGCCTATAACTTGGTCCGTCAGATGATGTGCGAGGCAGCGATCCGCGGCGACGTGCAACCCTGGCAAATCAGCTTTAAGGGGACGATGCAAACGCTTAACGAGTTGCTGCCGGTGTTGTGCATGACAGGGGACGCCGATCCGCTCTGCGACGTGTTTTATGATTGCTGCTTGCAGCATGTCGTTGGCAATCGCCCGGACCGCTACGAACCGCGAGTCCGCAAACGCCGGCCCAATCCGTACAAGCTCATGACCAAGCCCCGTCACAGCCACCAACCCGGCAAAGAATAAAGAGTTACGCGGATTGAATGCCATTCGAATCTGATATCTCGGTTCGAGGTATTTCTTTCAAGCGGTCTGCGACGTATTCAGCGTCCGTTTCACTGTTTCCGCCAATCTTGATTTCGATTGAATTATTTCCGAGCCGTTTAAAGCCATGAACGCGAATCGTCATAAAATCGCCTTCTATTCTACTATCTCTTTCATACAAATTCCCGCATAACGTGGCGGTTACGATGTTCGCTATTCTCTATATTAGCCAGGAGAAATCAAGCTTTCTCCTCGCGTAATTCGCTATCCAATGACAATCGCGAGAATACGTATCTCACGTTTCCCCCTCCTGCCGGTAACACTTGCAGAATCCGATCCACATCATAGACACAGGCGCCGCCGCCGGCTTGCTGCGAGGCGGCTGGGAGACGGGTGTTGCGGGTCGGGGCCGATGCTGCCAGTGGTGAAGCGGGCGTATTTGCTCGCGTACAACCTTGCTTCTCGTTCCCTCACACTCCGATATCTTCATTCCAGAGCGACGGATGCTGCTCGATGAATTGCCGCATGAGTTCGATACATTCGTCGTTGTCCATTTGCACCAGGTCCACGCCCTGGGCTTTCATTAACTCTTCGGGGCCCTGGAAGGTAACGTTCTCTCCAATGACAATTTTCGGGATCTTGTATAAGAGAGCGGCGCCGCTGCACATCCAGCAGGGGGACAGGGTGGAATAGAGTACGGAGCGCGCGTAATCTCGCGCAGTCAGCCGGCCGGCGTTGCGGAGGCAATCCAT is part of the Lignipirellula cremea genome and encodes:
- a CDS encoding nucleoside deaminase, whose protein sequence is MSEQHHDKNQHREYLEEAIAEAKLALSEGGIPIGSVLVIDDKIVGRGHNQRVQQGDPILHAEMDCLRNAGRLTARDYARSVLYSTLSPCWMCSGAALLYKIPKIVIGENVTFQGPEELMKAQGVDLVQMDNDECIELMRQFIEQHPSLWNEDIGV
- a CDS encoding IS4 family transposase; this translates as MFDSFRSRLAAARRDDQLFFAALIDQQTIRSSFGDASTILDSARIYDTAVTVWVFLSQTLTSGHNCVQAVAKLIAFRAAKGLPIPAALSGAYCMARDKLNEAGMHRLVTDSGAAIEDSVPDQWLWRGHRVIVGDGCTLTMADTPENQEAYPQMAGQKPGCGFPIMRMVVFFGLATGVVLEAAMGRYKGKLTAEVSLFREIDKILEEDDVYLADRAYSGWFDIARQLARGVHVVLRKHQSRRTDFRTGVRYSKDEHAVFWDKPPRPAWMTAEEYAGYDVFLTLREIRVRIATPGFRTREVIIVTNLLDDIEYNKEDLAALYRRRWQAELNLRSLKTVMQMDHLRCKQPHRVRNEIRAHFTAYNLVRQMMCEAAIRGDVQPWQISFKGTMQTLNELLPVLCMTGDADPLCDVFYDCCLQHVVGNRPDRYEPRVRKRRPNPYKLMTKPRHSHQPGKE